The sequence TTGCAATGCGCTGAGAGGAAAAACCCTTGTCCAGCCAGATGGAAAGCCTGAGAATAAACCCTACCGGATGGGAACAAATTCGCACACTCCTCTCGCTTCAGATCCAAGTAAACCACGCATTGCTGCCTTGGAGCCTCGAATTCCAACACCCTCAACGGACGGTATTTATATGCCCGCTCCACGAACATGTTACTACTTCCCTTACTAGCTGACGCTGCCTCCACTAGAATCCGTTGCCGATGTGGAGCCTCCGCCTTGAAGAACAGTGCTTCGAATACAAGCTTCGTCGCAATTTCTCGCTCCATTTCGTTGCAGCATAAGATCTTCTTTAGCTTTCTGCATGACATGTAAGGGAAACGGATTAAGCGTGCAAGGCGCGTGCTAAGCACGTGTTTCCTCTCTTCTGGATCTGGATACTGGCTTCTAGCCCACTTCAAAACGACGTCGTATAGGGCATCCTCTGATGCTATTTGTAGATCATCACTTGATAGAATTGCCTCTATTCCGACTAGGGGCAAGCTCATGACCTCTTCTTGGAACCTGtttgtcccaaaagtttaaaCTGTTAGACAGAGACACGCGCCTTCAAATTGAATGAGAAAAGAAATCTTAAAATTATTACGTTAATATATCTTTATATCTTGAAGCAAGATACTGCCTTGCTGCACGAGTC is a genomic window of Arachis ipaensis cultivar K30076 chromosome B06, Araip1.1, whole genome shotgun sequence containing:
- the LOC107646391 gene encoding BTB/POZ domain-containing protein At2g46260-like, which encodes MSLPLVGIEAILSSDDLQIASEDALYDVVLKWARSQYPDPEERKHVLSTRLARLIRFPYMSCRKLKKILCCNEMEREIATKLVFEALFFKAEAPHRQRILVEAASASKGSSNMFVERAYKYRPLRVLEFEAPRQQCVVYLDLKREECANLFPSGRVYSQAFHLAGQGFFLSAHCNMDQQSSFHCFGLFLGMQEKGSISSVDYEFAVRCRPTDEFVSKYKGNYTFTGGKAVGYRNLFAIPWTSFMADDCLYFINDVLHLRAELTISQNHSLHST